Genomic segment of bacterium:
AGGATAACCCCGGGCACGCGATTGTCCGACCCGGCGTAGGCCGGTCGGTGGATCTCCGCGTACAGGCTGCAGCCGGAAGTCGGGTTCAAGACCATGAGGGTCTCGACTACGACCGGGACGGTATTGGGGTACCGCCAGACGACGCTGTGCGAGGGTGAAAGCTCGACCACCTGCGTGCCGGCTGAGACCAACGTGTTGCCGTTATCAAGCCGCTGCGCAGCAAATGGCGTCGGCAGGTTGGTCGCGCTCCAGACAATGGTCCCCGAACTAGTGACCTCAATCACCCGGTTGTGGTAGCTGTCGGTGATCAGCGTGTTGCCGTTCGCGAGGCGCTGGGCGCAGCGGGGCCAGTCCAGGTTCGCGGCGTACTGCCAGACGATACTGCCCTCGGGGTCGACCTCCAGCACCCGGTCATTATCCGAGTCGCAGATGAGCGTGTTGCCGTTTGTTAGCCGGTTGCCGTTGTGCGGGCCGAGTAGATTCGTGTAGCTCCAGACAACCGTGAGGTCGGGCGTGACCTCGACAACCTGGTTGTTGTACCGGTCGGTGATGAGGGTGTTGCCGTTGTCGAGGCGATACGCCTCGTTCGGATAGGAAAGATCCGATGAGTCGGTCCAGACCGTGGCGCCGGCGGTGCTTACCTCGATGACTTTGTGCCCGTCGCTCGTGGCCAGCAACGTGTTGCCGTTTCCCAGCCGACGCGCGGTGTGGAGGAAGGGCACGTCGGCCCCGACGTACGACCAGATCAGACGGCCCAGGCTGTCAACTTCAAGAGCGCGCGCCGCGGCGTGCAAGCCGCCGGCCCCGCAATCGGCAATCAGCGTATTGCCGTTGGGCAGGCGCTCGAAGCCGAGCGGCGTAATGGGCACGGCGAACGCCAACGACAGGCAGCCCGCCACGAGAACAAGGGCTGACAGCGACATTGCCGGTCTACGGTTCAAGATTTCATCCTCATATTATGTCAACTAGTACGGTCATTAGATGCGAGGTGTCCGGAACGGGTGCAACTCGCATGCCAGGCAGGGACGGACTCCGGACCAAGGGAGCATTTCGCTGGCACTGCCGCAGAGGGCAAAAGGGGATGGAGGCAGTGCGCAGTTGCTGCACACTGCCGCGAGACTATTTCACGGAACCCGCGTGCGGAAGTCAGGGCGAGAAGGATACAGGAGAACGAGCCGGGGTCAACACTTCGGTTGGGTCTGAAAACCGAGAGCGGCTGGTTGCAGCGACGGACGGCTTACGCGGATGAGCGCAGGCCTTCGGTCGAAGTCACCGCATGACCACGGCCGGTACGGTGCCGGCCCCGGTCACTGTCACATGGTAGACCGCTGGCGGCAGGCTACGCAAATCCAGAGAAATCAACGACTTGCCGGCGGGGACAACGGCACGTAGAACCAGTCTTCCGCAGGCGTCATACACGCGGAGCCGACGAGCGCTGGTTCCCGGCGGCAAGCCAAGCTGCAGCACGCCGTGGCAAGGTCTCGGAGCAACCCTGAGCGCCGCGGCCGGAGCGATGTAATGGAGCGGGTGAATGCGCTCGTCCCGGTTTGCCGGCCGGCGTGGGTTACCGGATGACCAGCTTGCCTGTTATTGAGCCGAGGTTAGACCTGAGCCGTAGCAGATAGATACCAAGGGGAAATGACGAATGACGAAGCATGGGGACCGGAGACCGGAAGGCCTGCGCCGAGGCTTCCCTGCGCCGCCGCGGTACTCCGGGTTCTGGATGGCCGAAATCCGTGGCTACGCGGGCAAGTACGTCACCATATTACCACAAACGGCTCGGTGCCGGCCCCGGTTGCTGAAACATAATAGACGCCTGATGGAAGGTCGTTCAAGTCCAGTGTGGCCTTCCGCCGACCCGCGGGCACAACTGCCTGCCGAATCAACCTGCCGCAGGCGTCGTGGACGGTCACGGCTCGCTTGCTGTTCGCCGCAGGCAGTGTGACCGAGAGTTCCCCCCGGGGGAAACTGGTCCCCACCCTAAGCAACGTAGACGGAAGGCGCTGACCTTGTCGCTGTGGTCGGCGAGTACCAAGCGTCGGTTCCTGGTCGGCCAGCTCGTGCAGATAGAGCAGAACGCGCACTTCGTCCTGCACTTCCTGAACCTGAGGAATCCAGACCGGTGGGTTCGACATATCTCCATACACACGATTTGCCGGGTTCATCGTCGAGTCGTTGACCCGGGTCCACACGCTGATTCCCGCGCCACCATAGGCAACGGCGGTAGCACTGTCTATCAACTGGATGGCGTGCTGGTTCTTCTTCAGCTTCGGGTTGCTGTCGACCTCGGGCTGGATCCGCAGGTACGCGCTCGATACCTGCTTCATGAACCTGCCCGCCTCCCTTTGCTGCCAGAACGAGTCCGAATCAGCCGGCATCGGCACAAACCCACCCGAGTCCCGGCACGTCTGACCCCGGTTCGCGGGCCCCTCGAAGTCCAGTAGGAACTTGATATGCGGCTCGGCGTAGCGCGCAATCATTCCCGACCCCATTGTGATGCCGTAGGTCCGGGTATAGACTCCCAGCTTGCTCGTATCAACGTAGTCTCGGCTTGCCAATACCGACTCACAGGCGTGCATCCCGTCCTGGTTGACGAACCCGTCGTAGTTCTCCGGATAGGCGCCGCTCCTGCCCCGGCCGTCCGGGTCGAAATGGAGAAAAGCGAATCCGTCAGACGCGATATCATCCGGCACGGTGGTTGAGTCCAGCGAACTGCCGAATCCGGTCCTGCCCGGCACGAAGACAACACCGGGCACAGGATTGCCTGCCTCGGCATAGGCGGGTCGGTGGATGTGTACGTACAAGGTGCAACCGGAGGACGGATTCACGACCCGCAGCGTCTCCACTACTACCGGCACCGTGCCCGGATACTCCCAGACGACGCTGTCCTTCCGTGTCACCTCAATCGCGTGAGCGCCCGCCGAGAAAAGCGTGTTGCCGTTCGCCAGCCGCACTGCCGCGTATGCTCCCTGGGTGCTGTCCACGCTCCAGACGACTACTCCCATCGAATCGACCTCAATGACCCGGTCGTCTCTGGAGTCGGCTATCAACGTGTTGCCGTTCGCTAGGCGCACGGCACTGCGCGGCCAATACAGGCCGGTTCCGTACTGCCACACTGTCTTGCCTACCGAGTCAACTTCAACGACCTGGTTGCTGTCCGAATCGCAGATGAGCGTGTGGCCGTTCGCCAGGCGCCGGGCGTGGTGCGGGCCATGCAGATTGGTGTAGCTCCAGACAATCGTAAGGTCGGGCTTGACCTCAATGACCCGATCGTTGAGCCGGTCGGTGATGAGCGTGTTGCCGTTGTCGAGGCGGGATGCCCAGTTGGGGTAGACAAGACCCGTCGAATCGGTCCACTTCCTGTGGCCGTTCCTGTCCACCTCGATGACCTTGCCGTCCAAAGTCGATGCCATCAATGTGTGGCCGTTGGACAAGCGGCGCGCGGAGTGCAGAAACGGCACGTCGGAATTGACGTACGCCCAGACCAGCCGGCCCAGGCTGTCCACCTCGACCGCGCGCGAATTGCTGCCGGACGGAGTCAGGATGCTGCCATCGGCAATCAGCGTGTTGCCGTTGGACAGGCGCTCGACACTGAACGGCGCGACCGTCACTGAAGCCGCAACGTGCGACAAGCAGCCCATTACGGCAACAAGGACTGACAGGAACAATGGCCGACTGGGGTTCAAATCTCTCTTCTGCATGTCAACTCCTCTCGGTATTCATGGGCGCGAACTGCCCTGGCTTCGTGCAACTCTGATGTCGAATAAGGACGGGCTCTGGATTGAGGGGGTGTCGCATTGTCGCCTATCGCAGGGCACACCTGCGGTTTTGCGGCCTGGGTTACTCTATGACAACCTTGCTTGTCGTCGAGACGCGGTCAGACACGAGCCGGAGCAGGTAGATGCCTGAGGCAAAGGACGAAGTACGAATGACGAATGACGAATGGCGGGACGGAGGCAGCGTGAGCACCTGCCGGCCGAGAGCATCGTACATGGCCAGCCTGATGCCGGGTGCATTACGCTCAACGCCGGGCAGTGAACAAACTATGCGGACGATACTGTGCGCCGGGTTTGGCGCGACAGACATGACGATACGACTCGAGGCTATCGGTTTGTCCTCAGCGACTCCATACGCCACATAGCCCAGCGAGTCAGTCTTGATCAGCAGCATGCCGCCGCCGGCTGCGTTCGAGCTTCCGCCAATCACGTAGCCACCGTCAGCGGTCTGCTCGACATCATTGCCGGCCTCACGTCCCGAGCCGGGCAGGACCGCGGTCCAAGCCGTGTCGCCCTGCGCGTTGGTCTTGACCAGCCAGGCACGAGCTGAGTCACCCCAGTCCGCGACGCCGACGACGGCAAAACCACCGTCGCTGGTTACGCACATGGCCGCCGCCTGAGCAGCCGCGCCGGCTGGCGCGAAGTGGCGGGTCCAGACCGTGTCGCCGGTGGAGGTAGTGCGCATCATGTAGAAGACGTTGCGGCCCGAGTCGCCGTACACGTACCCGACCGCAAGGAACCCGCTGTCCGCCATCTCCCGCACGTCGTTGAGCATGGGGCCGGTCAGGCCGCGATACATCCTGGTCCAGATCGTGTCTCCTCCCGGCGTGAGCCGGACCAGTCGCACGTTCTGCCCGGAATAGCTGTCCGCCTCACCGCAGAGGATGTAACCTGAGTCGCGAGTCTGGACAGCGCCATGAGCGTTT
This window contains:
- a CDS encoding T9SS type A sorting domain-containing protein, with product MQTRTLSGIALVLTVLSLSGTAQAAITFHREWQWYKADSGRSVAQLTGGGYVISGGVQESTSVFGTVLARTDSLGETTSVRTILHVDMNGGFSCLLPDGGCAVLAESGTKILVRKYNAAGDSAWEYRSTWGSLISTLIPTFDGGCLVAGEITDSDMGAVKLAADGHEQWAHYFHQWPYQSNAHGAVQTRDSGYILCGEADSYSGQNVRLVRLTPGGDTIWTRMYRGLTGPMLNDVREMADSGFLAVGYVYGDSGRNVFYMMRTTSTGDTVWTRHFAPAGAAAQAAAMCVTSDGGFAVVGVADWGDSARAWLVKTNAQGDTAWTAVLPGSGREAGNDVEQTADGGYVIGGSSNAAGGGMLLIKTDSLGYVAYGVAEDKPIASSRIVMSVAPNPAHSIVRIVCSLPGVERNAPGIRLAMYDALGRQVLTLPPSRHSSFVIRTSSFASGIYLLRLVSDRVSTTSKVVIE